A single genomic interval of Pyrus communis chromosome 5, drPyrComm1.1, whole genome shotgun sequence harbors:
- the LOC137733479 gene encoding uncharacterized protein — translation MAVVARVLSVLPSDNHSSSEQLQAAVLKGTEQAVTTKVLGLEAAITVKLDIRFMDCRIFTDHKSLKHVFTQKELNLRQRRWMKLISDYDCTIEYHHGHANAVANAFSRRSHGQLASFRAIHVPLLFSLRETSVTMTPDPQGALSAHFQVKPILVDMVKAERQRPERLMQNLPTPAWKWEDITMDFVYGLPMTQSRFDVSWVIVDRLTKIAHFPHVRQTCLLEKLAKLFIDNIVKLYGVPVTIVSDRDPRFTFKFWRAFNAAMDT, via the exons ATGGCAGTGGTAGCTAGAGTACTTAGTGTTCTGCCCAGCGACAACCATAGCAGTTCGGAGCAGCTTCAGGCAGCTGTACTCAAGGGAACAGAGCAAGCCGTAACAACTAAGGTCCTAGGACTTGAGGCGGCCATAACAGTGAAGTTGGACATTAGGTTCATGGAC TGCCGCATCTTCACTGATCACAAGAGCCTGAAACATGTCTTCACTCAGAAGGAACTGAATTTAAGGCAGAGAAGATGGATGAAGCTCATTAGTGATTATGACTGCACTATCGAATATCATCATGGACACGCTAATGCAGTAGCAAATGCATTTAGCCGGAGATCTCATGGACAACTTGCCTCATTTCGAGCTATTCATGTGCCACTGCTATTTTCTCTTCGAGAAACTAGCGTTACCATGACACCAGATCCACAGGGAGCCTTGTCAGCACACTTCCAAGTTAAACCTATTTTGGTGGATATG GTGAAGGCAGAGAGACAAAGACCTGAAAGGCTAATGCAGAATCTCCCGACACCAGCATGGAAATGGGAAGACATCACCATGGATTTCGTGTATGGTTTGCCGATGACCCAGTCGAGATTTGATGTCAGTTGGGTGATTGTAGACCGACTCACCAAAATTGCTCATTTTCCACATGTTCGACAAACCTGCTTACTAGAGAAGTTGGCAAAACTATTCATTGATAATATTGTCAAGCTTTATGGTGTACCCGTTACTATCGTGTCGGACAGAGATCCAAGGTTCACCTTCAAGTTTTGGAGAGCTTTTAATGCTGCCATGGATACTTAG
- the LOC137733118 gene encoding non-specific lipid transfer protein GPI-anchored 14-like, with protein sequence MALGFGYLVLVLLVMISSYTASFATADSAKDREECTQQLVGMATCLPYVGGQAKAPTPDCCSGLKQVLNNNKKCLCVIIKDRNDPELGLQMNVTLALGLPSVCKAPANVSKCPELLHLDPKSPEAQVFYQLEGNSTKTASSLAPSPSVDGPTSAKSVGSSSSSGAARQDIVGLLRWNEMVMIRDSSWCFVLMVLYLFT encoded by the exons ATGGCATTAGGGTTTGGCTACTTGGTCCTAGTCCTGTTAGTTATGATATCAAGTTATACAGCGAGCTTCGCAACGGCAGATTCAGCAAAAGACAGAGAGGAATGTACGCAGCAGTTAGTAGGGATGGCCACGTGTCTGCCTTACGTTGGAGGTCAAGCCAAGGCTCCAACACCAGACTGTTGCAGTGGTCTCAAACAAGTGCTCAACAACAATAAGAAGTGCCTTTGTGTTATCATTAAAGATCGCAATGATCCTgaacttggtctgcagatgaaTGTAACGCTTGCTTTGGGCCTGCCTTCCGTTTGCAAGGCCCCTGCCAATGTCTCCAAGTGTCCCG AACTTCTGCATTTGGATCCTAAATCACCAGAAGCTCAAGTTTTCTATCAACTGGAAGGCAACTCTACTAAAACTGCCAGCAGTCTTGCTCCAAGTCCTAGCG TGGATGGGCCGACGAGTGCCAAAAGTGTGGGGTCAAGTTCTAGCAGTGGCGCTGCTCGACAGGATATTGTCGGTCTGTTACGGTGGAACGAAATGGTTATGATTAGAGACTCGTCTTGGTGCTTCGTCTTAATGGTTTTATACTTGTTTACCTAG